In Topomyia yanbarensis strain Yona2022 chromosome 2, ASM3024719v1, whole genome shotgun sequence, one DNA window encodes the following:
- the LOC131679790 gene encoding uncharacterized protein K02A2.6-like, with protein sequence MPPERSLPEQRYGQVEKEALALIFAVTKFHRFIYGRNFSLHTDHKLLVAVFGPKKDIPIHTTNRLQRWALVLLSYDFEIKRISTHEFGYADILSRLIDPRAKPDEDFVIASVQMEDDISATVDAELNTLPITFKHLQAATNKNKQLQEVIPYVQTGWPNTSKQVSSEIRPFYARKEALSVVRGYHTLAGRIVVPKMYQLSAHKSLHKGHPGQEMMKAVMRSHVCWPGVDQDVENFTASCRACTSVAKAPPKTLLSSWPQASYPWQRLHVDYAGSFEGHYFLIIVDSYSKWPEIIRDTKVEAYLEEALSDHQLPLHVLLQDFQLNECSSTSSICITPAQRNSCSCSSSIYPYPTDTY encoded by the exons ATGCCTCCTGAACGCTCACTCCCAGAACAGCGTTACGGCCAGGTGGAGAAAGAGGCACTAGCACTTATATTCGCTGTTACCAAATTTCATCGGTTCATCTACGGAAGAAATTTTTCTCTACATACCGATCACAAACTGTTGGTCGCAGTATTTGGACCGAAGAAGGATATTCCCATTCACACAACTAACCGTCTACAACGATGGGCCCTAGTGCTACTGTCTTACGATTTCGAAATCAAGCGTATTTCTACCCACGAGTTCGGTTACGCAGATATCCTATCGAGACTGATCGATCCACGAGCGAAGCCAGATGAAGATTTCGTCATTGCTTCGGTTCAGATGGAAGACGATATATCTGCCACTGTGGATGCAGAATTGAATACTCTGCCAATAACGTTCAAACATCTTCAAGCTGCCACAAACAAAAATAAGCAACTTCAGGAAGTTATCCCGTACGTGCAAACTGGTTGGCCGAACACGAGCAAGCAAGTCAGCAGTGAAATTCGTCCGTTCTACGCTCGCAAGGAAGCCCTTTCAGTTGTGCGAGGTTATCACACGCTCGCTGGTCGAATTGTAGTACCGAAAATGTATCAGCTATCAGCCCACAAGTCTCTCCATAAAGGTCATCCTGGTCAAGAAATGATGAAAGCAGTTATGAGAAGTCACGTTTGCTGGCCCGGCGTGGACCAGGACGTCGAAAATTTCACCGCATCGTGTAGAGCTTGCACATCTGTGGCCAAAGCTCCACCAAAAACATTATTGTCGTCATGGCCACAAGCAAGTTATCCCTGGCAACGGCTACACGTGGATTATGCTGGTTCCTTCGAAGGTCACTATTTCCTGATTATTGTAGACTCTTACAGCAAGTGGCCGGAGATCATAC GGGACACTAAAGTCGAGGCCTACCTGGAAGAAGCTCTTTCGGATCATCAGCTCCCGTTGCACGTGCTGCTGCAGGACTTTCAGCTCAACGAATGCAGTTCAACTAGCTCCATCTGCATCACACCAGCCCAGAGAAACTCGTGCTCTTGTTCTTCGTCGATCTACCCGTATCCGACGGATACCTACTAG